A single Eubalaena glacialis isolate mEubGla1 chromosome 18, mEubGla1.1.hap2.+ XY, whole genome shotgun sequence DNA region contains:
- the SNRPA gene encoding U1 small nuclear ribonucleoprotein A yields MAVPETRPNHTIYINNLNEKIKKDELKKSLYAIFSQFGQILDILVSRSLKMRGQAFVIFKEVSSATNALRSMQGFPFYDKPMRIQYAKTDSDIIAKMKGTFVERDRKREKRKPKSQETPAAKKAVQGGAAAPVVGAVQGPVPGMPPMTQAPRIMHHMPGQPPYMPPPGMIPPPGLAPGQIPPGAMPPQQLMPGQMPPAQPLSENPPNHILFLTNLPEETNELMLSMLFNQFPGFKEVRLVPGRHDIAFVEFDNEVQAGAARDALQGFKITQNNAMKISFAKK; encoded by the exons ATGGCAGTTCCCGAGACCCGCCCCAACCACACTATTTATATCAACAATCTCAACGAGAAGATCAAGAAGGATG AGCTGAAGAAGTCCCTGTACGCTATCTTCTCCCAGTTTGGCCAGATCCTGGATATCCTGGTATCACGAAGCCTGAAGATGAGGGGCCAGGCCTTTGTCATCTTCAAGGAGGTCAGCAGCGCCACCAATGCCCTGCGCTCCATGCAGGGTTTCCCCTTCTACGACAAGCCCATG CGCATCCAGTACGCCAAGACTGACTCGGATATCATTGCCAAGATGAAGGGCACCTTTGTGGAGCGGGACCGCAAGCGGGAGAAGAGGAAGCCCAAGAGCCAGGAGACCCCGGCTGCCAAGAAGGCCGTGCAGGGTGGGGCGGCCGCCCCTGTGGTGGGCGCCGTCCAGGGGCCTGTCCCG GGCATGCCGCCGATGACTCAGGCGCCCCGCATCATGCACCACATGCCGGGCCAGCCTCCCTACATGCCACCCCCCGGCATGATCCCGCCTCCGGGCCTCGCACCCGGCCAGATCCCACCAGGGGCCATGCCTCCACAGCAGCTTATGCCGGGACAGATGCCACCTGCACAGCCT CTTTCAGAAAATCCACCAAATCACATCTTGTTCCTCACCAACCTGCCTGAAGAGACCAACGAGCTCATGCTTTCCATGCTTTTCAACCA GTTCCCTGGCTTCAAGGAGGTCCGGCTGGTCCCAGGGCGGCATGACATCGCCTTCGTGGAGTTTGACAATGAGGTGCAGGCAGGGGCCGCACGCGACGCCCTGCAGGGTTTCAAGATCACCCAGAACAACGCCATGAAGATCTCCTTTGCCAAGAAGTAG
- the MIA gene encoding melanoma-derived growth regulatory protein: MARSSVFLGVVLLSAFPGPSVGGHPMPKLADRKLCADEECSHPISMAVALQDYVAPDCRFLTIRQGQVVYVFSKLKGRGRLFWGGSVQGDYYGDIAARLGYFPSSIVREDQTLKPGKTDVKTDKWDFYCQ, from the exons ATGGCTCGGTCCTCCGTGTTTCTAGGTGTTGTCTTGCTGTCTGCCTTCCCAGGTCCTAGTGTCGGGGGCCACCCGATGCCCAAGCTGGCCGACCGGAAGCTGTGTGCTGACGAGGAATGCAGCC ACCCCATCTCCATGGCCGTGGCCCTTCAGGACTACGTGGCCCCCGACTGCCGTTTCCTGACCATACGCCAGGGCCAAGTCGTGTATGTCTTCTCCAAGCTGAAGGGCCGAGGGCGGCTCTTCTGGGGAGGCAGC GTTCAGGGAGATTACTATGGAGACATAGCTGCTCGCCTGGGCTATTTCCCCAGTAGCATTGTACGCGAAGACCAGACCCTGAAGCCTGGTAAAACTGATGTGAAGACAGAT aaaTGGGATTTCTACTGCCAGTGA
- the EGLN2 gene encoding prolyl hydroxylase EGLN2 isoform X2, whose product MDSPCQPQPLSQALPQLPGSVSEPLEPSRARMGVESYLPCPLLSSYHRPGGPGEASAGSGTPRATATSTTASPLREGFGGQDGGELRPLQSEGAAALVTKGCQRLAAQGARPEAPKRKWAEDGGDAPAPSKRPWARQENQEAEAEGEGCSSGSGEASAGLREEVLPAAPERLALDYIVPCMRYYGICVKDSFLGAALGGQVLAEVEALKRGGRLRDGQLVSQRAIPPRSIRGDQIAWVEGHEPGCRSIGALMAHVDAVIRHCAGRLGSYVINGRTKAMVACYPGNGLGYVRHVDNPHGDGRCITCIYYLNQNWDVKVHGGLLQIFPEGRPVVANIEPLFDRLLIFWSDRRNPHEVKPAYATRYAITVWYFDAKERAAAKDKYQLGQKGVQVPVSQPTTPT is encoded by the exons ATGGACAGCCCGTGCCAGCCGCAGCCCCTGAGTCAGGCTCTCCCTCAGTTGCCGGGTTCGGTGTCAGAGCCCTTGGAGCCTAGCAGGgccaggatgggggtggagaGTTACCTGCCCTGTCCCCTGCTGTCCTCCTACCACCGTCCAGGAGGGCCTGGTGAGGCCTCGGCGGGGAGTGGGACCCCCAGAGCCACAGCTACTTCCACCACAGCCAGCCCCCTGCGGGAGGGCTTCGGTGGGCAGGATGGCGGCGAGCTGCGGCCGCTGCAGAGTGAGGGTGCTGCGGCACTGGTCACCAAGGGGTGCCAGCGACTGGCAGCCCAGGGCGCCCGGCCCGAGGCCCCCAAACGGAAATGGGCAGAGGATGGTGGGgatgcccccgcccccagcaagCGGCCCTGGGCCAGGCAGGAGAACCAGGAGGCGGAGGCAGAGGGGGAGGGCTGCAGCAGTGGCAGTGGTGAGGCCAGCGCCGGGCTGAGGGAGGAGGTGCTGCCCGCTGCGCCTGAGCGCCTGGCCCTGGACTATATTGTGCCCTGCATGCGGTACTATGGCATCTGCGTCAAGGACAGCTTCCTGGGGGCGGCACTTGGTGGCCAAGTGCTGGCAGAGGTGGAGGCCCTGAAGCGGGGCGGGCGCCTGCGTGATGGGCAGCTAGTGAGCCAGCGGGCTATCCCGCCACGCAGCATCCGTGGGGACCAGATTGCCTGGGTGGAAGGCCATGAGCCAGGCTGCCGAAGCATCGGTGCCCTCATGGCCCACGTGGATGCTGTAATCCGCCACTGTGCTGGGAGGCTGGGCAGCTACGTCATCAATGGGCGCACCAAG GCCATGGTGGCATGTTACCCAGGTAACGGGCTGGGGTACGTGAGACACGTTGACAATCCCCATGGCGATGGGCGCTGCATCACCTGCATCTATTACCTGAATCAGAACTGGGACGTCAAG GTGCATGGCGGCCTGCTGCAGATATTCCCTGAGGGCCGTCCCGTGGTAGCCAACATTGAGCCACTCTTTGACCGGCTGCTCATTTTCTGGTCTGATCGGCGGAACCCCCATGAGGTGAAACCAGCCTATGCCACCAG GTACGCCATCACTGTCTGGTATTTTGATGCCAAGGAGCGAGCAGCAGCCAAAGACAAGTATCAGCTAG GACAGAAAGGTGTCCAAGTACCCGTATCACAGCCGACTACGCCCACCTAG
- the LOC133078364 gene encoding cytochrome P450 2C16-like isoform X1 has translation MKQSEELRGSRLHYGMLPGWGVANSPARPLLCSTPPGIVVSNGQRWRTLRNFALGALQEFGLGTRTIRDSVLEEAPCLLGEFQDSVGAPFDPWRLLDNAVSHVMCSVVFENRYGYEDPEFLRFLDLFNDNFRIMSSRWGEEQKGPESHFQETLVMMTHNHFLGSTETTSTALRYELLFLLKHPEVAGL, from the exons ATGAAGCAGAGCGAAGAGTTGCGAGGAAGTCGACTCCACTACGGGATGCTTCCGGGATGGGGCGTGGCTAACTCCCCGGCCCGTCCCCTTCTTTGTTCCACTCCCCCAGGCATCGTGGTTTCTAACGGGCAGCGCTGGCGGACGCTGCGCAATTTTGCACTTGGAGCACTTCAGGAGTTCGGCTTGGGTACGCGGACCATCAGGGACAGTGTCCTGGAAGAGGCGCCTTGTCTGCTTGGCGAATTTCAAGACAGCGTTG GAGCTCCGTTCGACCCCTGGCGGCTACTAGATAATGCTGTATCTCATGTTATGTGTTCCGTGGTCTTTGAGAACCGCTATGGCTACGAGGACCCAGAGTTCCTGAGGTTCCTGGACCTCTTCAATGACAACTTCCGCATCATGAGTTCCAGATGGGGTGAG GAACAGAAGGGCCCGGAGAGCCATTTCCAGGAGACATTGGTGATGATGACGCACAACCACTTCTTGGGCAGTACCGAGACCACAAGCACCGCCCTGCGCTATGAACTCCTCTTTCTGCTCAAACACCCAGAGGTGGCAGGCTTGTGA
- the LOC133078364 gene encoding cytochrome P450 2F3-like isoform X2, which produces MCSYAALRDALVLQADAFSGRGARAVFERFTRGNGIVVSNGQRWRTLRNFALGALQEFGLGTRTIRDSVLEEAPCLLGEFQDSVGAPFDPWRLLDNAVSHVMCSVVFENRYGYEDPEFLRFLDLFNDNFRIMSSRWGEEQKGPESHFQETLVMMTHNHFLGSTETTSTALRYELLFLLKHPEVAGL; this is translated from the exons ATGTGCAGCTACGCAGCGCTGCGGGACGCATTAGTGCTGCAAGCGGATGCCTTCTCCGGCCGCGGGGCCAGGGCAGTCTTCGAACGCTTCACACGCGGAAACG GCATCGTGGTTTCTAACGGGCAGCGCTGGCGGACGCTGCGCAATTTTGCACTTGGAGCACTTCAGGAGTTCGGCTTGGGTACGCGGACCATCAGGGACAGTGTCCTGGAAGAGGCGCCTTGTCTGCTTGGCGAATTTCAAGACAGCGTTG GAGCTCCGTTCGACCCCTGGCGGCTACTAGATAATGCTGTATCTCATGTTATGTGTTCCGTGGTCTTTGAGAACCGCTATGGCTACGAGGACCCAGAGTTCCTGAGGTTCCTGGACCTCTTCAATGACAACTTCCGCATCATGAGTTCCAGATGGGGTGAG GAACAGAAGGGCCCGGAGAGCCATTTCCAGGAGACATTGGTGATGATGACGCACAACCACTTCTTGGGCAGTACCGAGACCACAAGCACCGCCCTGCGCTATGAACTCCTCTTTCTGCTCAAACACCCAGAGGTGGCAGGCTTGTGA
- the EGLN2 gene encoding prolyl hydroxylase EGLN2 isoform X1, producing MDSPCQPQPLSQALPQLPGSVSEPLEPSRARMGVESYLPCPLLSSYHRPGGPGEASAGSGTPRATATSTTASPLREGFGGQDGGELRPLQSEGAAALVTKGCQRLAAQGARPEAPKRKWAEDGGDAPAPSKRPWARQENQEAEAEGEGCSSGSGEASAGLREEVLPAAPERLALDYIVPCMRYYGICVKDSFLGAALGGQVLAEVEALKRGGRLRDGQLVSQRAIPPRSIRGDQIAWVEGHEPGCRSIGALMAHVDAVIRHCAGRLGSYVINGRTKAMVACYPGNGLGYVRHVDNPHGDGRCITCIYYLNQNWDVKVHGGLLQIFPEGRPVVANIEPLFDRLLIFWSDRRNPHEVKPAYATRYAITVWYFDAKERAAAKDKYQLERCPSTRITADYAHLVAGPRAAQTDSLP from the exons ATGGACAGCCCGTGCCAGCCGCAGCCCCTGAGTCAGGCTCTCCCTCAGTTGCCGGGTTCGGTGTCAGAGCCCTTGGAGCCTAGCAGGgccaggatgggggtggagaGTTACCTGCCCTGTCCCCTGCTGTCCTCCTACCACCGTCCAGGAGGGCCTGGTGAGGCCTCGGCGGGGAGTGGGACCCCCAGAGCCACAGCTACTTCCACCACAGCCAGCCCCCTGCGGGAGGGCTTCGGTGGGCAGGATGGCGGCGAGCTGCGGCCGCTGCAGAGTGAGGGTGCTGCGGCACTGGTCACCAAGGGGTGCCAGCGACTGGCAGCCCAGGGCGCCCGGCCCGAGGCCCCCAAACGGAAATGGGCAGAGGATGGTGGGgatgcccccgcccccagcaagCGGCCCTGGGCCAGGCAGGAGAACCAGGAGGCGGAGGCAGAGGGGGAGGGCTGCAGCAGTGGCAGTGGTGAGGCCAGCGCCGGGCTGAGGGAGGAGGTGCTGCCCGCTGCGCCTGAGCGCCTGGCCCTGGACTATATTGTGCCCTGCATGCGGTACTATGGCATCTGCGTCAAGGACAGCTTCCTGGGGGCGGCACTTGGTGGCCAAGTGCTGGCAGAGGTGGAGGCCCTGAAGCGGGGCGGGCGCCTGCGTGATGGGCAGCTAGTGAGCCAGCGGGCTATCCCGCCACGCAGCATCCGTGGGGACCAGATTGCCTGGGTGGAAGGCCATGAGCCAGGCTGCCGAAGCATCGGTGCCCTCATGGCCCACGTGGATGCTGTAATCCGCCACTGTGCTGGGAGGCTGGGCAGCTACGTCATCAATGGGCGCACCAAG GCCATGGTGGCATGTTACCCAGGTAACGGGCTGGGGTACGTGAGACACGTTGACAATCCCCATGGCGATGGGCGCTGCATCACCTGCATCTATTACCTGAATCAGAACTGGGACGTCAAG GTGCATGGCGGCCTGCTGCAGATATTCCCTGAGGGCCGTCCCGTGGTAGCCAACATTGAGCCACTCTTTGACCGGCTGCTCATTTTCTGGTCTGATCGGCGGAACCCCCATGAGGTGAAACCAGCCTATGCCACCAG GTACGCCATCACTGTCTGGTATTTTGATGCCAAGGAGCGAGCAGCAGCCAAAGACAAGTATCAGCTAG AAAGGTGTCCAAGTACCCGTATCACAGCCGACTACGCCCACCTAGTGGCTGGCCCCAGAGCTGCGCAGACAGACAGCTTGCCCTGA
- the RAB4B gene encoding ras-related protein Rab-4B, with protein sequence MAETYDFLFKFLVIGSAGTGKSCLLHQFIENKFKQDSNHTIGVEFGSRVVNVGGKTVKLQIWDTAGQERFRSVTRSYYRGAAGALLVYDITSRETYNSLAAWLTDARTLASPNIVVILCGNKKDLDLEREVTFLEASRFAQENELMFLETSALTGENVEEAFLKCARTILNKIDSGELDPERMGSGIQYGDASLRQLRQPRSAQAVAPQPCGC encoded by the exons ATGGCTGAGACCTACG ACTTCCTCTTCAAATTCCTGGTGATTGGCAGTGCAGGAACGGGCAAATCATGTCTCCTTCATCAGTTCATTGAGAATAAGT tCAAACAGGACTCCAACCACACAATCGGCGTGGAGTTTGGATCTCGGGTGGTCAACGTGGGTGGGAAGACCGTGAAGCTACAGATTTGGGACACAGCCGGCCAGGAGCGGTTTCG GTCGGTGACACGGAGTTACTACCGAGGGGCGGCTGGAGCCCTGCTGGTGTATGACATCACCAG CCGGGAGACCTACAACTCGCTGGCCGCCTGGCTGACGGACGCCCGCACGCTGGCCAGCCCCAATATCGTGGTCATTCTCTGTGGCAACAAGAAGGACCTGGACCTGGAGCGTGAGGTCACTTTCCTGGAGGCCTCCCGCTTTGCCCAGGAGAACG AGCTAATGTTCCTGGAAACTAGTGCTCTCACGGGTGAGAACGTGGAGGAGGCTTTCCTGAAGTGTGCCCGCACCATTCTGAACAAGATTGACTCAG GTGAGCTTGACCCCGAGAGGATGGGCTCCGGCATTCAATATGGTGACGCCTCCCTTCGGCAGCTGCGGCAGCCTCGGAGTGCCCAGGCCGTGGCCCCTCAGCCCTGCGGCTGCTGA
- the EGLN2 gene encoding prolyl hydroxylase EGLN2 isoform X3: MDSPCQPQPLSQALPQLPGSVSEPLEPSRARMGVESYLPCPLLSSYHRPGGPGEASAGSGTPRATATSTTASPLREGFGGQDGGELRPLQSEGAAALVTKGCQRLAAQGARPEAPKRKWAEDGGDAPAPSKRPWARQENQEAEAEGEGCSSGSGEASAGLREEVLPAAPERLALDYIVPCMRYYGICVKDSFLGAALGGQVLAEVEALKRGGRLRDGQLVSQRAIPPRSIRGDQIAWVEGHEPGCRSIGALMAHVDAVIRHCAGRLGSYVINGRTKLPSQAGAGSRTRAPPGRSHTGFPSPPAPLELVLLPSPSCYFGSWRARGGPSQGQERK, translated from the exons ATGGACAGCCCGTGCCAGCCGCAGCCCCTGAGTCAGGCTCTCCCTCAGTTGCCGGGTTCGGTGTCAGAGCCCTTGGAGCCTAGCAGGgccaggatgggggtggagaGTTACCTGCCCTGTCCCCTGCTGTCCTCCTACCACCGTCCAGGAGGGCCTGGTGAGGCCTCGGCGGGGAGTGGGACCCCCAGAGCCACAGCTACTTCCACCACAGCCAGCCCCCTGCGGGAGGGCTTCGGTGGGCAGGATGGCGGCGAGCTGCGGCCGCTGCAGAGTGAGGGTGCTGCGGCACTGGTCACCAAGGGGTGCCAGCGACTGGCAGCCCAGGGCGCCCGGCCCGAGGCCCCCAAACGGAAATGGGCAGAGGATGGTGGGgatgcccccgcccccagcaagCGGCCCTGGGCCAGGCAGGAGAACCAGGAGGCGGAGGCAGAGGGGGAGGGCTGCAGCAGTGGCAGTGGTGAGGCCAGCGCCGGGCTGAGGGAGGAGGTGCTGCCCGCTGCGCCTGAGCGCCTGGCCCTGGACTATATTGTGCCCTGCATGCGGTACTATGGCATCTGCGTCAAGGACAGCTTCCTGGGGGCGGCACTTGGTGGCCAAGTGCTGGCAGAGGTGGAGGCCCTGAAGCGGGGCGGGCGCCTGCGTGATGGGCAGCTAGTGAGCCAGCGGGCTATCCCGCCACGCAGCATCCGTGGGGACCAGATTGCCTGGGTGGAAGGCCATGAGCCAGGCTGCCGAAGCATCGGTGCCCTCATGGCCCACGTGGATGCTGTAATCCGCCACTGTGCTGGGAGGCTGGGCAGCTACGTCATCAATGGGCGCACCAAG CTTCCGTCTCAGGCTGGAGCTGGCTCGAGGACTAGGGCTCCCCCGGGCCGAAGCCATACTGgcttccccagccccccagccccgctGGAACTtgtcctgcttccctctccctcctgttACTTTGGTAGCTGGAGGGCCAGAGGCGGCCCCTCCCAGGGGCAGGAGAG GAAGTAG